Sequence from the Flavobacterium sp. J372 genome:
TCAAACCTCATTACAATTGGGATTATGCTTGTTATCAAGAAATACATTGTGAGTGAAGAGAAAATACACGCCCGCATAGAGGAGAACAAAAGCAAGCCGAAAAAGCAGAGCAGGTTTGCCCAGAAAATGCAGGAAATGATGGAGCAGGCGCAGGAACAGCAAAACCAGCGCAACCAAAACAGGAAATAACTAAAAGCACTCTACGGAGTGCTTTTTTGATACTAAACATGAAGTTTTTAAGTTTGTACAACAGATAATTTAAGTATGAAAAGCATAATAGTTACCTTATTACTATTTTTTATAAGCCTTGTTGGAAGGGCACAGGATATTAATAAAATGGATGCTGAAGGTAAGCGCCACGGTTTGTGGAAAGGTATATATGAAGACACAAAGCTTCCACGCTACGAAGGCACTTTTGAACATGGTAAAGAAACGGGAGTATTCCGGTTTTTCGAGAATTCAAAAAAATCACCGCTGGCAGCCACACGAGAGTTTTCAGCAAAAGATAACTCATGCTACACTATTTTTTACGGAGAGAAAGAAAAGAAAACAGGCGAAGGGCGAGAAGTGAATAAGATACGCCAGGGCGAATGGAAATTTTATCATCCTGACGGAAAAACAATCATGTCTGTTGAGAATTACAAAGACGGAAAAATTATCGGCACCCGTAAAGTTTATTTCCCTGACGGAAAGATTGCAGAAGAAACGGTCTACACAGATGGTATAAAAAACGGCCCCTATAAAAAGTACACCGAAAAAGGGCTTGTGCTTGAAGAAGCGGTGTATGTAAAAGACCAGTTTCACGGCCCCGCAACTTACCGTAATGACGCAGGACAGGTGGTAAGTACAGGCCAGTACAAAAATGGCAAGAAAGCCGGCCTTTGGAAGTTTTATAAAGACAGAAAGCTGGAAAAGGAAGTTGATATGAGTGCTTCCAGAAAACGGCCGTAAACACTTTACCTGTTTTTGTTTTACCTTTGCAAAAATAAATGAAGTAAGATGAAACGTGTTGTTGTAGGGCTTTCGGGTGGTGTAGATTCAAGTGTGGCGGCATACCTGCTGAAAGAGCAGGGTTATGAAGTTATTGGCTTGTTCATGAAGAACTGGCATGATGATTCGGTTACCATATCAAATGAATGTCCGTGGCTTGAGGACAGCAATGACGCACTTCTTGTAGCCGAAAAACTCGGCATCCCTTTCCAGACGGTTGACCTTAGCGAAGAGTATAAAGAGCGTATTGTGGACTATATGTTCAATGAATACGAGAAAGGCCGCACGCCAAATCCGGACGTGCTTTGCAACCGCGAAATCAAGTTTGATGTTTTCATGAAGATTGCCTTGAGCCTCGGCGCTGACTATGTTGCCACAGGCCACTATTGCCGTAAAGGAACAATAGAAAAAGACGGGCAGGAAATATACCAGTTGCTTGCAGGAGTTGATGGTAATAAAGACCAGTCCTACTTTTTGTGCCAGCTTTCGCAAGAACAGCTCAGCAAAGCTTTATTCCCTATCGGCGAACTAACAAAGCCACAGGTTCGCGAAATAGCGGCCAGGATGGGGCTTGCCACAGCCGAGAAGAAAGATTCACAAGGCCTTTGCTTTATTGGTAAAGTAAGATTGCCTGAATTTCTTCAGCAGCAGCTGCAGCCGAAAGAAGGGCTTATTTATGAGGTAGATGCTGATGTGGAGACTTTCAAGGCTGAACGTCCTCAATTCTCGTCGGTAAAAGAAAGGCTTGCCTACGAAGCCAGGAATATCGACTACAAACCCGAAATGGGTAAAGTGGTAGGGAAGCACCAGGGCGCCCATTATTATACCATAGGCCAGCGTAAAGGGCTGAATGTTGGCGGAACTAAAGAGGCACTGTTTATCATTGCGACCGATGTTGAAACTAATAGTATATACACAGGACAAGGGCACAACCACCCTGGACTGTTCCGTAAAGCATTATTCATCCAGGAAAGCGAAATCCATTGGATACGTGAAGACCTTGCTCTGAAAGATGGCGAGACAATGGATGTTATGGTGCGCATACGCTACCGTCAGCCGTTGCAGAAAGCTACCCTGCATAAGTTTGATGACGGTATGTACATTTCTTTTGAACAACCGCAAAGCGCTATTACCGAAGGCCAGTTTGCCGCATGGCATATTGGTGAGGAGTTGGTGGGTAGTGGAGTGATATCTTAATCTTATGAATTTCAATTTTCAATCTTCACTTCCAGGAAATTATGTCGACACTCCAATTGTTATTTCCGGCGAAAAGTCTTTGCAATTAAAAGGTGTCGAATATCTCGTAATTGATGATGTTGAAGAAGTATATGAAATACGCTATGAAGCTCATACAGGACCTTTTCGAGATGCTATAATTCATGAAAATGTTCTGGCTGTTGGTCATGAAGAGCATTTTTATTTATTTGATATTGTAGCAAAAAGGTGCTTACTAACTATACATCTATCAGGTTACTTTGGAAATCTCTTCATGCACCAACATGAATTTTATATATGTGACGCTAATGGAATTCGATGCGTCGATCTTTCAGGTTCAGTGATTTGGAACAATGATAGATTAGCAATAGATGGCATTTTCATTACAGAATTTACATCAAATCAAATACTGGGAGAAGCAGAAATTGATCCACCTGGAGGCTGGAAGGACTTTGTGCTAAGTCTACAGGTAAATTAATAAGGATAGATTAATGCTCCACAACCTCCACACACATAATTACACCGCAAATCCCGGCATCCTTCAGATAGTCAACCGCTATCCTGATGATGAAATTGATGTGCCGTATTTCTCAACCGGCATTCATCCGTGGTACATTGATGAAAGCAAATTAGATGAGCATCTGCATATAATTGAGCAGCGTTTACAGTTTGAAAATTGCCTGGCACTTGGTGAATGCGGACTCGATAAACGCATTGAAACCCCGCTCTACATTCAGTTAAATGTTTTTGAAAAGCAGCTTGTACTTGCGGTGAAATACAATAAACCTGTAATTTTGCATTGTGTGGCTGCCTATGAAGAGGTTATGGCCATAAAGAAAAAGCTGAAAATTGAAGTTCCGATGATCATTCACGGGTTCTCAAAGAATAACCAGGTAGCAAAACAATTGCTTGATAATGGCTTTTATCTTTCGTTTGGTAAGTATCTGTTGCGAAATCTGGAGTTGTCAGGTGTATTAGCGCAAGTGCCTTCCGACAGGTTTTTCCTTGAGACTGATACGATTGAAGAGGGGATAGCACAGGTGTACGAAAAGGCAGCACAGGCACGAAATATTTCTATAGAACAAGTGCAACAGCTTGTTGCACAAAATTTTAAAACTGTTTTCAATAATGGCTGAATGGACAGAGCGCGCCCAACTTCTATTTAAGAAAGAAGGCTTAGATAAATTAAAGAATTCTCATGTAATGGTTGTGGGCCTTGGTGGCGTAGGCTCTTTCGCAGCCGAATTTCTTGCCCGTGCGGGTGTGGGTACTATGACCATTGTAGATGGTGATGTGGTGGATATTACAAACATAAATCGCCAGCTACCTGCATTGCATTCTACGATAGGCATGCCTAAGGTTGATGTGGTAGGCGACAGGCTGATGGATATTAACCCTGAGATTAATCTTATCCGTGTTAAAGAATTTCTTTCGCCGGAGCGTGCCTATGAGCTTGTAACGCCCCAATATGATTATGTGCTTGATTGTATTGACAGCATCACGCCAAAATTGAATCTTATCATTTCTGCCCGCAGGCAGAAAGTTAAAATAATCAGCAACATGGGTGCAGGTGGTAAATATGAAGCAGGCAAGGTAAAGGTGGCTGATATTTCTAAAACCGATGTTTGCCCTCTTGCTAAAACAGTTCGTAAAAGGCTCCGTAAAGAGGGTGTATCTAAAGGCGTAAAAGTGGTTTTCTCAACAGAAGCGCCTGACGAAACGAGCCTTAAAATGACCGACGGCACTAACTTCAAAAAATCATTCTTTGGTACAAACAGCTGGATTCCGGCAGTATTCGGACTTCATTCTGCCGAGACAGTAGTAAAGTATATTATCAAAAAATAAGCACAGATATAGCGATTACTTATTAGTAACAGGCGTAGGTGTCGTTTTTGCAGGTTGTGCCTGAGCAGGAGTGCTGTTAGTTGCAGGCGTACGCCTTGGGGTAGCGGTTGTGCCTGCAGGCCTTGACTGGGTAGACGGCAATGCTGTGTTAGCCGCAGGTTTTGAAGGTACAGGTTCACGCTGCGTCCCTTCCTGCCTTCTTTCTACCGGTGTTTGCTGAACAGTATCCCTTACAATCCCGGTATTTGGCCCTAATGGAGTATAAATATCCGTTATCCAGCCTGAAGGTTTTTTAGTTTGCTGTACGTTGCGGGTGTAAACCTCAATGTACTGGCCACCGGTGTTTTCCTGTAATGCTTTTGTCCTGACTTCTTTCGCCGAAGCATCCCAGGCTTTTTTAAGATGCGAGTAGTCTCCGTGAAGTGTAGTTTTAAGCGCCTGGAAGCCTTCCAGCCTCCCGCCTTCATACTCACTGCCCGGCATTGTGAAAATCTCTTCTTTAATAGGAATGCACACTGCAAACTGCATTTCGGCACCCTGCCTGCCGGTATTTGTATAAATCACAAATGGCGCACCATTCAGGGCTATTTTATTTGTCTTGGCAAAATCTGTAAGCTTAGCCGTAATTTCATTGATGCGGGTAGTGGCATCTTTAGCCGGAACTTTTACAGCCTGCTGCAGGTAATAGGTGCCGGTTTTACTCACAACACCAATAACATCTACCTTATAAGTTCCAAGTTCATGCACAAGGAATTTGTTAAGATTTTCTAGTCCCTTGTCAAGAGTAGATTCCAAACGCTCCTGCACACCGCCCTGTAAAACAGCATAGGCTTTATCTTTAAAGCTCAGCTCACCCTTAATGCGAACAGAAACTTTTGTAGCGCTGCCCGCCTTTTTAAAGGCCCATGCTATATCACTGGGATATCCATTTATAACGGCCTTTTGTATGATAGAGTCGTTTTCTGCAACGCGTACAGTCTCAACGCTGCCATCACTTCCGTCAAGTTTCCATGAAGTTTTTGCACCCTGCCCAAATGCCACATCAGAAAATGAATAAACCGCTGTGGTATCATTGTTTGTAAGTATTCCTACATTTTCCCAATTACGGTAATCATTGATGTAGTTGAAGATAACAGGCGCCTGAACACTGATGGTTTTTTCTTTCCTGATGTCATATTTTCCTTCCTGGGTGGCAATAAACACTGTAAGCGCTATTGCAACCAAAAGCAGTAAAAGGAAAATATATTTAAGGATTCTCATCCGGGTGGTTTGGGTGTTGAGTTTGCCTGTAAAATTAGGAATAAACTGTAAGAAACCAAAACTTTGTTTCAGGCAGCTTAGGCTTATTTTCCATCACATTCCACAAAATTTTCAGGATATGGCGTCATACTTACTTTATCTGCCAATATATAGATATCCTGACTTTTGGTGTATAAATCAATTTCTTCGCTTACCTGCCCCTGATGTAGCGCTTTACGGTGTGTTGTTGTTGTGTATTTACCCACCTTATCTGTGACATGGTAATTAAAAGAAATAATATTGTCATAATCATTCCTGAATTGTATTTTCCAGCGGTATTGCTCACCATGTTTGCCCAGCTCAAGCAGGCGATACGAAATATTGCTGTAGCAGCTGGTTTTCTGCCATTCATCCCACTGCGGTTCCTGTGCAGAGGCACAAAGTCCGAATAGAAGCAAAAGTAAGGCGGCTATTTTTTTCATGATTATTTTGGTTGTGGTTGGGTTTGTTGCATATGGTTGACAGAAGCAGGCTGCGTTTTAGTATCAGGTATGATTTGTGTCCTGCCCAGGTCATAAAAGTTTACCAACTGCAGTCCCGGTCTGAAAGGAATAGTTATTTGCTCAGTATCAATTACACCATCCTGGCCATATTTCCTGATTACGAAATTATTATAGCTCTCTTTCAGTGAAACACGTGTATAACAAATTGTTGATGGTAACGTTTGCCAGTTGCGCGTGTCTGCCTTTTCGGTAGATGCCCCTGCAATATCAGCCCCTGCCTGTATTACATCACCCCAGCCTTTGCCCAGTGTTTGGTCGGCAATGGCACCCAATCCCGCACCGGTAGCTTTTTTTGCTGCAAAACGCACCGCAATGTCAATAGCCTCCCGCAGCATACGGTCTTTAAGGCATTGCTTGGCAATAGGGTAAAAATCCTGCCCAAGCTCCAGTGGCTGTTCATTTCCATTTACAACTACGGTTGCCTTAGTATAATATGTTGGCCTAACCCTGTATTTAGGAATGGCAATTGCATTAATAACACCAAGATTTGCATCAGGAGGAATTGGTATAATGATAGGTTCAGAAACTTCGCCGTCATTATAAGTGCCTACAAAAGCACCACCGGCACCCGAAGCAGTTATTACAACCTGGTCTTTCGCAGCGATAAGCCCATTTTCCCAAAAAATGATGGCTTCGCCTGCAGGCCTCTGCTGCGGAAGGTTTGGTTCGCCATATTTCTTTACATACTTTTCGTATTCCTCACGGAAGCCCATAATCCTTGCAGTCCGCATCAGGTCGGTTTTAAGCTGCTGCGGCATGGGTGTGCCAAAGAATTTGCCTTCGTTTTTAGCATAAATTTCCTCGGCATTACGATAGGCGATGAAGGCATTGTTCACATCGCCGGTAGACTCATAAATTATTCCCTGAAGTATCTGTGAAAAGGCATCTTCGCTATATTTATTCTTATTCTCCTTGTACTTTTCATTAAGCTCATACAGCTTAATATTGATGCGTTTTGCCTCGACCAATGCATCTGCAGGTCTGCCTAAATGAAAGTAATTCAGGGCCTTGTAATAATGTATAGATACTTTT
This genomic interval carries:
- a CDS encoding toxin-antitoxin system YwqK family antitoxin, yielding MKSIIVTLLLFFISLVGRAQDINKMDAEGKRHGLWKGIYEDTKLPRYEGTFEHGKETGVFRFFENSKKSPLAATREFSAKDNSCYTIFYGEKEKKTGEGREVNKIRQGEWKFYHPDGKTIMSVENYKDGKIIGTRKVYFPDGKIAEETVYTDGIKNGPYKKYTEKGLVLEEAVYVKDQFHGPATYRNDAGQVVSTGQYKNGKKAGLWKFYKDRKLEKEVDMSASRKRP
- the mnmA gene encoding tRNA 2-thiouridine(34) synthase MnmA; translated protein: MKRVVVGLSGGVDSSVAAYLLKEQGYEVIGLFMKNWHDDSVTISNECPWLEDSNDALLVAEKLGIPFQTVDLSEEYKERIVDYMFNEYEKGRTPNPDVLCNREIKFDVFMKIALSLGADYVATGHYCRKGTIEKDGQEIYQLLAGVDGNKDQSYFLCQLSQEQLSKALFPIGELTKPQVREIAARMGLATAEKKDSQGLCFIGKVRLPEFLQQQLQPKEGLIYEVDADVETFKAERPQFSSVKERLAYEARNIDYKPEMGKVVGKHQGAHYYTIGQRKGLNVGGTKEALFIIATDVETNSIYTGQGHNHPGLFRKALFIQESEIHWIREDLALKDGETMDVMVRIRYRQPLQKATLHKFDDGMYISFEQPQSAITEGQFAAWHIGEELVGSGVIS
- a CDS encoding TatD family hydrolase; this translates as MLHNLHTHNYTANPGILQIVNRYPDDEIDVPYFSTGIHPWYIDESKLDEHLHIIEQRLQFENCLALGECGLDKRIETPLYIQLNVFEKQLVLAVKYNKPVILHCVAAYEEVMAIKKKLKIEVPMIIHGFSKNNQVAKQLLDNGFYLSFGKYLLRNLELSGVLAQVPSDRFFLETDTIEEGIAQVYEKAAQARNISIEQVQQLVAQNFKTVFNNG
- a CDS encoding tRNA threonylcarbamoyladenosine dehydratase, with translation MAEWTERAQLLFKKEGLDKLKNSHVMVVGLGGVGSFAAEFLARAGVGTMTIVDGDVVDITNINRQLPALHSTIGMPKVDVVGDRLMDINPEINLIRVKEFLSPERAYELVTPQYDYVLDCIDSITPKLNLIISARRQKVKIISNMGAGGKYEAGKVKVADISKTDVCPLAKTVRKRLRKEGVSKGVKVVFSTEAPDETSLKMTDGTNFKKSFFGTNSWIPAVFGLHSAETVVKYIIKK
- a CDS encoding COG3014 family protein; the encoded protein is MIPAGSIYRAARSLALTVLLAAAASCSTYNSKTADIEVNLYNGNFKEASAGLDGNRLLQKERNKLLYLLEKGKVEHLLGNYEASNNYLEQAYIMVDDKIKTNAGQYVAAKFTNPMAEPYKGEDFEKVSIHYYKALNYFHLGRPADALVEAKRINIKLYELNEKYKENKNKYSEDAFSQILQGIIYESTGDVNNAFIAYRNAEEIYAKNEGKFFGTPMPQQLKTDLMRTARIMGFREEYEKYVKKYGEPNLPQQRPAGEAIIFWENGLIAAKDQVVITASGAGGAFVGTYNDGEVSEPIIIPIPPDANLGVINAIAIPKYRVRPTYYTKATVVVNGNEQPLELGQDFYPIAKQCLKDRMLREAIDIAVRFAAKKATGAGLGAIADQTLGKGWGDVIQAGADIAGASTEKADTRNWQTLPSTICYTRVSLKESYNNFVIRKYGQDGVIDTEQITIPFRPGLQLVNFYDLGRTQIIPDTKTQPASVNHMQQTQPQPK